ACGAAGTGCGTCGCGAGCATGTGGATGTCGCCCCGGCGCTCACGCAGGGCGGGCAGGGTGATGGGCACCACCGCGAGCCGGTAGTAGAGATCCTTGCGGAAGCGTCCGGCCTCGATCTCCGCCTGCAGGTCGCGGTTGGTGGCGGCGATGAGGCGCACGTCCACGCGCGTCGTCTTGATGCCGCCCACGCGCTCGAACTCGCCCTCCTGGAGCGCGCGCAACAGCTTCACCTGCATCTCCACGGGGATCTCGCCGATCTCGTCGAGGAAGAGCGTGCCCCCGTCGGCCAGCTCGAAGCGGCCGGGCTTGGAGGTGACGGCGCCGGTGAAGGCCCCGCGCTCGTAGCCGAAGAGCTCGGACTCCAGGAGGTTGTGGGGGATGGCGGCGCAGTTGATCTTGATGAAGGGCTTGTCCCGGCGGCTGGAGGCACCATGCAGCGCGGAGGCGATGAGCTCCTTGCCCGTGCCGCTCTCGCCGGTGATGAGGACGGTGGAGGGCGTGTCCGCCACCTTGTCGATGATCTTGAAGACGTCCTGGAGCTGGGGCGACTGGCCGATGATGGCGGCGCGGGCCTTGGCGTCGGCGCGCACCGAGCGCTGGGCCACGACGTGGGCCTTGGCGGCCTTGGCGATGGCGGCCGAGAGCTCGGATTGATCGAAGGGCTTGGTGACGTAGTCGAAGGCGCCCGCCTTGATGGCCTCGACGGCGGAGTCCACGGTGCCGTGCGCGGTGATGATGATGACGGGCACGTCGGGGTTGGCGGCGTTGACGGCGCGCAAGACCTCCATGCCGCCGGCCTTGGGCATGACGAGGTCGGTCACCACGATGTCGGCGCCGTTCTTGTGGAACTCGGCCAGGCCCTGCTCGCCATCGGCCGCGACGGTGACGTCGAAGCCGTCCCGGCGCAGCATGGCGGCGAGCACCTTGCGGAGGTTCGTCTCGTCGTCGATGACCAGTACTTTCGGCATGGGAGGTCGCGGCGCCGGGCCCGGGGGGCCGACGCGAAGCGGTTGACCATTGCGGTCCGTTGGGGTGAGCGTCAAGGGAAACCCGGGGGGGCGAGGGAGTTCAGGCTTCAAGCCCGTGAAGGCGTCGACATAGAGTGCGGCCGTCTTGACCGTTCCCACTCCTGGCTCCGAAGCCCCCGTCTCCTCTCCCCCTCCTCGTTCCGCGGTACAGGGGCGCGCCGCCAAGGGCAGCGGCGCGCTGTTCGTCGCCGCGGGCATCCTGGCCTCGAAGCTGGTGGGCCTGGTGCGCGAGGTCTTCATCGCCTACTTCCTGGGCAATGGGGTGGCGGCGGGCGTGTTCAAGGCGGCGCTGCGCATCCCCAACTTCCTGCAGAACCTCTTTGGCGAGGGGGTGCTGTCCGGCTCCTTCATTCCCGTGTACGCCGGGCTGCTGGGCAAGGGGGAGGAGAAGGAGGCGGACCGGGTGGCGGGCGCGGTGTTCGGCCTGCTCGCGCTGACCACGGCGGTGATGGTGGCGCTGGGCATGCTGGCCACGCCGCTGTTCGTGGACACGATCGCCGCGGGCTTCGAGGGAGAGGAGCGGCGGATGACCATCCGGCTGGTGCGCATCCTCTTTCCCGGCACGGGCCTGCTGGTGATGTCCGCGTGGTGCCTGGGCGTGCTCAACAGCCACCGCAAGTTCTTCCTGTCCTACGTGGCCCCCGTGGTGTGGAACCTGGCCATCATCACCTCGCTGGTGGGCGCGGGGCTGAGCGGGCTCGCCGAGGAGCCCCTGGTGGTGGTGCTCTCCTACGGCGTGGTGGTGGGCTGTGCCCTGCAGTTCCTCGTACAGGTGCCCTCGGTGCTCCGGGTGCTCGGACACTTCCGGCCCCACCTGTCCACGGCGAGCGAGTCCGTGCGCCAGGTGCTGCGCAGCTTCGCCACGGTGGTGCTCGGCCGCGGCGTGGTGCAGATCAGCGCCTATGTGGACACGTCCTACGCCTCGCTCATCGCCGTCCGGGCGCTGTCCACGCTCACCTACGCGCAGACCCTCTACCTCATCCCGGTGAGCCTCTTCGGCATGGCGATCTCCGCGGCGGAGCTGCCGGAGATGTCCCGCGCGGC
This genomic interval from Cystobacter ferrugineus contains the following:
- a CDS encoding sigma-54-dependent transcriptional regulator — protein: MPKVLVIDDETNLRKVLAAMLRRDGFDVTVAADGEQGLAEFHKNGADIVVTDLVMPKAGGMEVLRAVNAANPDVPVIIITAHGTVDSAVEAIKAGAFDYVTKPFDQSELSAAIAKAAKAHVVAQRSVRADAKARAAIIGQSPQLQDVFKIIDKVADTPSTVLITGESGTGKELIASALHGASSRRDKPFIKINCAAIPHNLLESELFGYERGAFTGAVTSKPGRFELADGGTLFLDEIGEIPVEMQVKLLRALQEGEFERVGGIKTTRVDVRLIAATNRDLQAEIEAGRFRKDLYYRLAVVPITLPALRERRGDIHMLATHFVEKYNRKLNKKIEGIADDALTLLQAYNWPGNIRELENLIERVLLFADGPLITAKDLPEPVRQASTPVPASPAALADTPPGEGGLKDIVRMKAAELEKDLITKALEETGGNVTRAARLLQISRKSLQTKMKEFGLRDTTAQDGRDDGTDD
- the murJ gene encoding murein biosynthesis integral membrane protein MurJ → MTVPTPGSEAPVSSPPPRSAVQGRAAKGSGALFVAAGILASKLVGLVREVFIAYFLGNGVAAGVFKAALRIPNFLQNLFGEGVLSGSFIPVYAGLLGKGEEKEADRVAGAVFGLLALTTAVMVALGMLATPLFVDTIAAGFEGEERRMTIRLVRILFPGTGLLVMSAWCLGVLNSHRKFFLSYVAPVVWNLAIITSLVGAGLSGLAEEPLVVVLSYGVVVGCALQFLVQVPSVLRVLGHFRPHLSTASESVRQVLRSFATVVLGRGVVQISAYVDTSYASLIAVRALSTLTYAQTLYLIPVSLFGMAISAAELPEMSRAAGAGEAVAGKLRTRLEAGSRRIAFFVVPSAAALLFIGDVVAAALFQWGRFTAADTRYLWYVLMGSSLGLAASALGRLYASTFYALKDTRTPLRFATLRVVLGAALAWFLALRLPGLLGLPSQLGAAFLPLAGGVMAWFEALMLRRTLASQIGPVPPPVGMAKLWGSAIAAGLTGLGIKVALTHLLGPAPGVLVEWGGSVLPPPQLHPVLVFPLVVLPFGLVYFALTSALGVPEAKAVLQRVLRRKRSA